The Elaeis guineensis isolate ETL-2024a chromosome 13, EG11, whole genome shotgun sequence genome includes a region encoding these proteins:
- the LOC105056264 gene encoding zinc-finger homeodomain protein 5, translating to MDFRRQDEEDEDCDNPNNPPPPPPLIRESAFGRPMLSPASSLLSPRGGGGGGRNGPNPSSTRSTVTISSSGTGGGADPTATEADTTIRYRECLRNHAASLGGHVLDGCCEFMPGSGDDAFKCAACGCHRSFHRIDGDSSPSPSNPNSLYRVHDAARLPLLLPPLHPHPPPPPPPSSYHHHHQKQFFFRSNNAASGGATTESSSEELNAGAGPPQRPYMASKKRFRTKFTAEQKERMLDFAERMGWRIQKQDEALVEDFCAEVGVSRQVLKVWMHNNKHTIRKQQQQGEEHQDM from the coding sequence ATGGATTTCAGAAGGCAGGATGAGGAGGACGAGGATTGCGACAACCCCAataatcctcctcctcctcctcctcttatcAGAGAATCGGCCTTCGGGCGGCCGATGCTCTCCCCCGCCTCCTCCCTCCTTTCtccgagaggaggaggaggaggaggaagaaatgGTCCCAACCCCTCGTCCACCCGTTCCACGGTCACGATCTCATCATCAGGAACGGGTGGTGGGGCCGATCCCACCGCCACCGAGGCCGACACCACAATTCGGTACCGGGAGTGCCTCCGGAACCACGCTGCCAGCCTCGGTGGTCATGTCCTCGACGGTTGCTGCGAATTCATGcctggcagcggcgacgacgccTTCAAATGCGCCGCCTGCGGCTGCCACCGCAGTTTCCACCGCATCGATGGCGAttcctctccctccccttccAACCCCAACTCTCTTTACCGCGTCCATGACGCCGCCAGACTCCCCCTCTTGCTTCCACCACTCCATccccatcctcctcctcctcctcccccttctTCTTATCATCATCACCACCAGAAGCAGTTCTTCTTCCGCAGCAACAACGCTGCCAGCGGGGGCGCGACCACGGAGTCTTCCAGCGAGGAACTGAACGCGGGGGCTGGGCCGCCGCAGCGGCCATATATGGCGTCCAAGAAGAGGTTCAGGACCAAGTTCACGGCGGAGCAGAAGGAGAGGATGTTGGATTTTGCGGAGCGGATGGGATGGAGGATCCAGAAGCAGGATGAGGCATTGGTGGAGGACTTCTGCGCCGAGGTCGGGGTCAGCAGGCAGGTCCTCAAGGTGTGGATGCACAACAATAAGCACACCATCAGGAAGCAACAGCAGCAAGGAGAAGAGCATCAAGATATGTGA